Proteins co-encoded in one Spirochaetota bacterium genomic window:
- the priA gene encoding primosomal protein N' has product MFAKVIIDLPIEDTFWFSIDKSKQLNRFQRVVVPFSGGEVVGVVIDTSEDPKDKKLGKVIRVIDKEEVFTETQFELAKFISYYYTSTLSEALFTMIPNSSRINLSKLRTFIQQTIVENTELTVSQTKVYEEVKNSLGSYKVFVLYGIAGSGKTEIYKKLVRDVLNIGKSALLLVPEISLTPQLVDKFSFIPKDMLAVYHSRLTDNERFNIYISVKKGLKKFVIGPRSSILLPFKDLGIVIIDEFHETSYKSSTTPRYSTKEVAKWLCKYFNIPLLLGSATPPVEDFYLAKNGVYKLLELKEKFSKYQKVDVEIIDSKKLSPNNVIAPEVISLVSNKIKQNQQVIVFINRRGFSNFIKCNNCGYIPMCPNCDITLTYHKYTNSLECHHCGHKEKYEAVCKKCRAGKMVDVGSGTEKAEEIIRNLFYNKNIIRVDLDTTRDKGIYDKIYKSLRDGDIDVIVGTQIISKGLDIPQVNLVCVLFPEITLRIPDFYSAERTFSLVMQAIGRAGRRDEKGLAIIQTSDTEHYSIRTAVEQDYESFYSHEIQRRETYKYPPFWRITRFVFRSEIEKNCIEVGKSAKVLLDGIAHGRDDIVVSSLLPAPITKISGNYRHQIIVKSKDEQILTRAQEIVYKNLRNKMGVYIEIDRDPVSLM; this is encoded by the coding sequence ATGTTTGCTAAAGTCATTATTGATTTACCTATTGAGGATACATTCTGGTTCAGTATTGACAAATCCAAACAACTGAATAGATTTCAAAGGGTTGTAGTTCCATTCTCTGGGGGAGAAGTAGTAGGTGTTGTTATTGATACTAGTGAAGATCCAAAAGATAAGAAGTTAGGAAAAGTTATCAGAGTTATTGACAAAGAGGAAGTATTCACCGAGACTCAATTTGAACTAGCGAAGTTTATATCATACTACTATACATCAACACTCTCTGAAGCACTTTTCACAATGATTCCTAATTCAAGTAGAATAAATTTATCTAAATTGAGGACATTTATTCAACAAACTATTGTTGAAAATACAGAACTTACAGTCAGTCAGACGAAAGTTTATGAAGAAGTTAAGAATAGTTTGGGAAGTTATAAAGTATTTGTTTTATATGGTATTGCTGGTAGCGGTAAGACTGAAATATATAAGAAATTAGTCAGAGATGTTCTCAACATTGGAAAGTCAGCACTCCTACTTGTTCCAGAAATATCTCTTACCCCCCAACTCGTTGATAAGTTTAGTTTCATACCAAAGGATATGTTGGCGGTCTATCATAGTAGGCTCACGGATAACGAAAGATTTAACATATACATCAGTGTCAAAAAAGGACTTAAGAAGTTTGTAATAGGTCCTAGGTCATCAATATTACTACCTTTTAAAGACCTTGGAATAGTGATAATAGACGAGTTTCACGAAACATCATACAAATCATCAACTACACCAAGATACTCAACAAAGGAAGTTGCAAAATGGTTGTGTAAGTATTTCAACATCCCCCTACTACTAGGTTCAGCAACACCTCCAGTAGAAGACTTTTATCTTGCGAAGAATGGTGTATATAAGTTACTAGAACTCAAGGAAAAGTTTTCAAAATATCAAAAAGTTGATGTTGAGATAATTGACTCAAAGAAATTATCGCCAAACAATGTTATAGCACCTGAAGTTATATCTCTCGTATCTAATAAGATCAAACAAAATCAGCAGGTAATAGTGTTCATAAACCGAAGAGGCTTTAGTAATTTCATAAAGTGTAATAACTGTGGCTATATCCCAATGTGTCCAAATTGCGATATTACACTAACCTACCACAAATACACAAACTCTCTTGAATGTCATCATTGCGGACATAAAGAGAAATATGAGGCTGTGTGTAAAAAATGTAGAGCAGGCAAGATGGTAGATGTAGGAAGTGGAACAGAAAAAGCAGAAGAGATTATTAGAAATTTATTCTACAACAAGAACATAATCAGAGTTGATTTGGACACTACCAGAGATAAAGGTATCTATGACAAGATTTACAAGTCTCTTAGAGATGGTGATATAGATGTGATTGTCGGAACGCAGATAATATCCAAAGGACTTGATATACCCCAAGTTAATCTTGTTTGTGTGCTATTTCCAGAGATTACTTTGAGAATACCTGATTTCTACTCAGCTGAGCGAACATTCTCTTTAGTGATGCAGGCAATTGGTAGAGCAGGTAGAAGAGATGAGAAAGGTTTAGCAATTATTCAGACATCAGATACAGAACATTACAGTATCAGAACGGCAGTAGAACAGGATTACGAAAGTTTCTATTCTCACGAAATACAGAGAAGAGAGACTTACAAATATCCACCGTTTTGGCGGATTACCAGGTTTGTCTTCAGAAGTGAGATTGAGAAAAATTGTATTGAAGTAGGTAAGTCAGCAAAGGTTCTACTAGACGGTATAGCACACGGTAGAGACGATATAGTAGTATCTTCACTACTCCCAGCACCTATAACCAAAATATCAGGGAATTATAGACACCAGATAATCGTAAAAAGTAAAGATGAACAGATACTAACAAGAGCACAAGAGATCGTGTATAAAAACTTAAGAAACAAGATGGGGGTTTATATAGAAATTGACAGAGATCCTGTTTCACTCATGTAG
- the ruvB gene encoding Holliday junction branch migration DNA helicase RuvB → MEDILSPRRAVGEDTYEEGIRPRYLDEFIGQESIKNNLKVFIDSSIKRNDILDHVLISGPPGLGKTTLAKIIANELRTNFVYTVSNSFQKVGDVVAILTNLQRGDVLFIDEIHRLKPSYEEVLYSAMEDYSVSVMIGEGPGAKSIKINIPKFTLIGATTRTGLLTSPLISRFGILLKVDFYSDEDMGEICERTCRILGLDISNEAIKEIAKRSRGTPRVLNRILRRIRDFAVVEGVSRIELGKVREYLLKLGIDEEGLDEVDRKILSVIVEKYQGGPVGLKTLSASIGEEEDTIEDVFEPFLILKGFIKRTPKGRVATELAYQHLGIPKNSNSLF, encoded by the coding sequence ATGGAAGACATCTTATCTCCAAGAAGGGCAGTTGGTGAGGATACCTACGAAGAGGGAATAAGACCTAGATACCTTGATGAATTTATAGGGCAGGAGAGTATAAAAAACAATCTCAAGGTGTTTATAGATTCTTCTATCAAGAGAAACGATATTCTTGACCATGTGTTAATTTCAGGACCTCCAGGTCTTGGTAAAACTACTCTCGCTAAAATAATCGCAAACGAACTTAGGACAAATTTCGTATACACTGTCTCTAACTCTTTCCAGAAGGTTGGTGATGTTGTTGCAATACTGACAAACCTTCAGAGAGGTGATGTTCTATTTATTGACGAGATACATAGACTTAAGCCTTCTTATGAAGAAGTTTTATACTCTGCTATGGAAGATTACTCAGTTTCAGTAATGATAGGTGAAGGACCTGGTGCAAAGAGTATTAAGATTAACATTCCAAAATTTACACTGATTGGTGCTACTACGAGAACTGGACTTCTTACATCTCCTTTAATATCAAGATTTGGAATACTTCTAAAGGTTGATTTCTACTCGGACGAAGATATGGGGGAAATATGCGAAAGGACCTGTAGGATACTTGGTCTTGATATATCAAATGAAGCTATAAAAGAAATAGCAAAACGCTCAAGAGGAACACCAAGAGTGCTAAACAGGATATTAAGAAGAATAAGAGATTTTGCAGTAGTTGAGGGAGTAAGTAGGATTGAATTAGGCAAGGTTAGAGAATACCTTTTGAAACTCGGGATTGATGAGGAAGGATTAGACGAAGTAGATAGGAAGATACTTTCAGTGATTGTTGAGAAATATCAGGGAGGTCCTGTTGGACTTAAGACACTTTCCGCAAGCATAGGAGAAGAAGAAGACACGATTGAAGATGTTTTTGAACCTTTTCTCATACTAAAAGGATTTATAAAGAGAACCCCTAAAGGTAGAGTTGCGACTGAGTTAGCATACCAGCATCTTGGCATACCAAAGAATAGCAATTCACTTTTCTAA
- a CDS encoding GerMN domain-containing protein, giving the protein MSSSKKSKYPPQKDKVTTKPKSRSKSKRKRDLSKILILILSLVAIGGVVYVVYDIIQNNRTLVSEQNYITQVWTNNPTLNAMVSNTNYVKTNSKSLEMSNVVEKTQESFEKKKITNSVSIKKDSVNEEDSKVDVKRVKIYYYRVSGDNLVFSSRQVDLNGDSLYEVFKTLKQIKNSDNEVSFVNKRVRIIDYRVVDDTLIINLSREIEINEYGSIGVLYSIYQIAYSLGSITRSKNVLVLIEGTKPNYIEGEGIVFQNPIDITRLPAIN; this is encoded by the coding sequence ATGTCAAGTAGTAAGAAATCTAAATATCCTCCTCAGAAGGACAAAGTAACAACCAAACCAAAGTCTAGATCAAAAAGTAAAAGGAAGAGAGACTTATCAAAAATACTCATACTAATCTTATCCCTAGTAGCCATCGGAGGTGTTGTATATGTAGTTTATGATATTATCCAAAACAACCGAACACTAGTATCTGAACAGAATTATATAACTCAAGTTTGGACTAACAACCCAACCTTGAACGCAATGGTTAGTAATACAAATTATGTAAAGACCAATTCAAAGTCTTTAGAAATGAGTAATGTTGTTGAAAAAACTCAAGAGAGTTTTGAAAAGAAGAAGATTACAAACTCAGTCTCAATAAAGAAGGATAGTGTCAATGAAGAAGATAGTAAGGTAGATGTTAAGAGAGTAAAGATTTACTACTACAGAGTTTCTGGAGATAATCTTGTCTTTTCATCAAGGCAGGTTGATTTGAATGGAGATAGTTTGTATGAAGTTTTCAAAACTCTAAAACAGATCAAGAATTCCGATAATGAAGTATCCTTCGTCAACAAGAGAGTGAGAATTATTGATTATAGAGTTGTAGATGATACTCTAATTATAAACTTATCAAGAGAGATTGAGATAAATGAATACGGAAGTATAGGTGTTTTGTATTCCATCTACCAGATAGCATATTCTCTTGGTAGTATTACAAGATCCAAAAATGTTCTTGTGCTTATAGAAGGAACTAAACCTAACTATATAGAAGGAGAAGGAATAGTTTTTCAAAATCCTATAGATATAACTAGACTTCCTGCTATCAACTAG
- a CDS encoding DUF5312 domain-containing protein: MPYDKETVDRAKKLGVFDRKFDAEALKTDEVERKKLAEKLKKYTSTKVSEMSAQGELELVELPIRREEVIDVELSLWDRILMFLLSVFNIMPSSDYKKSKALKKIEQKLRRSKPCMIDPSKGGLSGEFGRIILSLYEYAKTLRSIFDIFLENENFWKGIGVQKSSCEYLFESITDLPNVVERYKELTTSFVSNIVDKAKSMKSAIRAIEDEISAILSSIPEDLVKRADGIFNNIIKLREFAYFDFETIVRRFTQFSELKRGKVSFKSISPQGLVNHIKDLESILLSLVVDDVYTTQYINIMLDYINNFSGDNQKASEIKNKLSPNFFQTLNDNISKINIADLVAYISKDPNHKPFVIKTNYSLFKEFSKVINEKYKRLIISKMDEKNNRLIDKYMTVIFGKPIEIQEYGIYSTNVSSLFSKYGLPPFLYTKLLGISVIFIKTIWEPDIKDKVNNLIVAGSFSDKQLQKTFSELYSKVEPVRAKMEDFVKAVEQGGEYHILLSKFISSPSLLANESNKKVIERKIMIINGVCFEFLSAFKDIFKGMYKILKFISDDIYSPFPKTVINIHRIGGQNNKEFVEGVERAVEKLNAFSSLITIFVEE; encoded by the coding sequence ATGCCTTACGATAAGGAAACGGTTGATAGAGCTAAAAAACTAGGTGTCTTTGACAGAAAATTTGATGCAGAAGCGTTGAAGACTGATGAAGTGGAAAGAAAAAAACTGGCTGAAAAACTGAAAAAATACACTTCTACAAAAGTATCCGAAATGTCCGCTCAAGGAGAGTTAGAACTCGTTGAGCTACCAATAAGGAGGGAAGAGGTTATAGATGTAGAACTTTCACTGTGGGACAGAATATTAATGTTTCTACTTTCTGTCTTTAATATCATGCCATCCAGTGATTACAAGAAGAGCAAGGCACTAAAGAAAATAGAGCAGAAGCTGAGGCGAAGTAAGCCGTGTATGATAGATCCATCGAAAGGTGGATTATCCGGAGAGTTTGGTAGAATCATACTATCACTATATGAGTATGCAAAGACCTTACGATCCATTTTTGACATATTTCTGGAGAATGAGAATTTCTGGAAAGGCATAGGTGTTCAAAAGTCATCCTGTGAATATCTTTTTGAAAGTATTACAGACCTTCCTAATGTTGTTGAGAGATATAAAGAACTAACCACAAGTTTTGTTAGTAATATTGTTGATAAAGCAAAAAGTATGAAAAGTGCCATTAGAGCAATTGAAGATGAAATAAGTGCTATACTATCTTCTATACCAGAAGATCTGGTAAAGCGTGCAGATGGTATTTTCAATAACATAATTAAACTTAGGGAGTTTGCATACTTTGATTTTGAAACAATTGTAAGGAGGTTTACACAGTTTTCAGAACTCAAAAGAGGTAAAGTCAGTTTTAAGTCTATCTCTCCTCAAGGACTTGTAAATCACATTAAGGATCTTGAGAGTATCTTATTATCGTTGGTTGTGGATGATGTGTACACGACTCAGTATATCAATATAATGTTAGACTACATAAACAACTTCTCGGGAGATAATCAGAAAGCGTCAGAAATCAAAAATAAATTATCTCCTAACTTCTTCCAGACCTTGAATGATAATATCAGCAAAATTAATATAGCTGACCTGGTTGCCTACATCTCAAAGGACCCAAATCACAAACCATTTGTAATCAAGACTAACTATTCATTATTCAAAGAATTCTCAAAAGTAATAAATGAAAAATACAAAAGACTAATAATATCAAAGATGGATGAGAAGAATAACAGACTTATAGATAAATATATGACTGTCATTTTTGGCAAGCCTATTGAAATACAAGAATACGGTATATACTCAACAAATGTTAGTAGCCTTTTCTCAAAGTATGGTCTCCCACCATTTCTATACACTAAACTTCTCGGAATATCGGTCATTTTCATCAAAACTATTTGGGAGCCTGATATAAAAGATAAGGTGAATAATTTGATAGTTGCTGGTTCGTTCTCGGATAAACAACTTCAAAAAACGTTCTCTGAATTATACTCAAAAGTGGAGCCTGTTAGGGCTAAAATGGAAGATTTTGTTAAGGCAGTTGAGCAAGGTGGAGAGTATCATATACTGTTATCTAAGTTCATATCCTCCCCATCACTCCTAGCTAACGAATCAAACAAAAAAGTTATAGAGAGAAAGATAATGATAATAAATGGTGTATGCTTTGAATTCCTTAGTGCTTTTAAAGATATCTTCAAAGGAATGTATAAAATACTCAAGTTCATTTCTGATGATATATATTCACCATTCCCTAAAACTGTCATTAACATACACAGGATAGGAGGACAAAATAACAAAGAATTTGTAGAAGGTGTTGAAAGAGCGGTTGAAAAACTTAACGCATTCTCTTCTCTTATAACCATATTTGTTGAGGAATAG
- a CDS encoding ribosomal-processing cysteine protease Prp, which yields MVEVKVAYDKGRVRIEMNGHSGYGKKGEDIVCAGISGVLQFVIIHFFNNLRRDGNFKLSNGVGFVEVMLKEEDRDLISSFIEYLKLVEKSYPNSLRIDVVNK from the coding sequence ATGGTAGAAGTAAAGGTAGCGTATGATAAAGGCAGGGTAAGAATAGAGATGAATGGGCACAGTGGATACGGCAAGAAAGGTGAGGATATAGTATGTGCAGGAATATCTGGAGTATTACAATTTGTAATAATACATTTCTTCAACAACCTGCGAAGAGATGGTAATTTTAAACTATCAAATGGTGTTGGTTTTGTTGAGGTTATGTTGAAGGAAGAAGATAGAGATCTAATATCTTCATTCATTGAGTATCTAAAACTAGTTGAAAAGAGTTATCCAAACTCGTTGAGAATAGATGTTGTTAATAAGTAG
- the tuf gene encoding elongation factor Tu, translating to MAEGKFERKKPHINVGTIGHVDHGKTTLTSAITKVLSKKGYAKEKNYEDIDNAPEEKARGITIQIQHIEYESDTRHYAHIDCPGHADYVKNMVTGAAQMDGAILVVAANDGVMPQTREHVLLARQVGVPYIVVFLNKIDMVDDPEIIDIVEEDVRDLLKKYGYPGDKVPIIRGSAYKAMTNPDPNTDGKSILELLDALDKFIPEPVREIDKPFLMPVEDVFSISGRGTVVTGRVERGKITPGEEVEIVGLSYEVKKTVVTSIEMFRKELDSAIAGDNAGLLLRGIGKDEVWRGQVICKPGSVTPHKKFKAEIYVLKKEEGGRHTPFFAGYRPQFFFRTADVTGTVTKIPGEMVMPGDNVNVEVELIYPVAMEKGLRFAIREGGKTVGAGVVTDIIE from the coding sequence ATGGCTGAAGGTAAGTTCGAGAGAAAGAAGCCCCACATCAATGTAGGGACTATAGGTCACGTTGACCACGGTAAAACAACTTTGACTTCTGCTATTACTAAAGTTCTATCAAAAAAGGGCTACGCTAAAGAAAAGAATTATGAAGATATTGACAATGCTCCTGAAGAAAAAGCTAGAGGTATAACTATTCAGATTCAGCACATAGAATACGAAAGTGATACAAGACACTACGCACACATAGACTGTCCAGGACACGCAGACTATGTTAAGAATATGGTTACGGGTGCAGCACAGATGGATGGAGCAATACTTGTTGTCGCTGCTAATGATGGTGTTATGCCTCAAACAAGAGAACATGTCTTGCTCGCCAGACAGGTAGGTGTTCCTTACATTGTAGTATTCCTAAACAAGATTGATATGGTCGATGACCCTGAAATCATTGATATAGTTGAAGAAGATGTAAGAGATCTCCTGAAGAAGTACGGCTACCCTGGTGACAAAGTTCCTATCATAAGAGGTTCTGCTTACAAAGCCATGACAAACCCTGACCCAAACACAGACGGTAAGAGTATATTAGAGCTCCTTGATGCTCTTGACAAGTTTATCCCCGAACCCGTTAGAGAGATTGATAAACCATTCCTTATGCCTGTTGAAGATGTATTCTCCATCTCAGGTAGAGGAACTGTAGTTACCGGTAGAGTTGAGAGAGGTAAGATCACTCCAGGTGAAGAAGTTGAGATAGTAGGACTTTCTTATGAGGTCAAGAAAACTGTCGTTACATCAATAGAGATGTTTAGAAAGGAACTTGACTCCGCTATAGCCGGAGACAACGCTGGATTGCTTCTAAGAGGTATTGGAAAGGATGAAGTTTGGAGAGGACAGGTTATCTGTAAGCCTGGGTCAGTTACACCTCATAAGAAATTCAAGGCAGAGATATATGTTCTGAAGAAAGAAGAAGGTGGAAGACATACTCCATTCTTTGCTGGTTATAGACCTCAGTTCTTCTTTAGAACCGCAGATGTCACTGGAACTGTTACGAAGATACCAGGAGAAATGGTAATGCCAGGAGATAATGTGAATGTTGAGGTTGAATTAATATACCCTGTTGCTATGGAAAAGGGACTTAGATTTGCTATAAGAGAAGGTGGTAAAACAGTCGGTGCAGGTGTTGTAACAGACATTATTGAGTAG
- the rplC gene encoding 50S ribosomal protein L3, whose translation MGKSFTGKGLIGKKIGMTQIFVGENVVPTTVIEVGPCTILQVKTPEKDGYSAIKLGFGAVKSRVKDKSDKTKYKIIHKPAIIKEFRVDDPTKFKAGDTLDVSYLEGIKYVDVSGYSKGRGFQGVMKRWGFSGAPDSHGQSVFHRRPGSIGQHTFPAKVWKGKKMPGRMGGEKVTVQNLEVIHIDKEKNLILVKGAVPGYNGSYVFVREAIKKSNLVG comes from the coding sequence ATGGGAAAGTCTTTTACCGGAAAGGGGCTTATAGGCAAGAAGATAGGAATGACGCAAATATTCGTTGGTGAAAACGTTGTTCCAACTACAGTTATAGAAGTAGGTCCTTGCACCATATTACAAGTCAAGACACCTGAAAAAGACGGATACAGTGCAATCAAACTCGGTTTTGGAGCTGTCAAGTCTAGGGTAAAAGATAAGAGTGATAAGACAAAGTATAAGATAATACATAAACCTGCTATAATAAAAGAGTTTAGAGTTGATGACCCTACAAAGTTTAAGGCTGGAGATACTCTAGATGTTTCTTATCTTGAAGGCATCAAGTATGTTGATGTAAGTGGATACTCAAAAGGTAGAGGCTTTCAAGGTGTTATGAAGAGATGGGGCTTTTCCGGAGCTCCTGACTCACACGGACAATCGGTGTTCCACAGAAGACCTGGTTCAATAGGACAGCATACATTCCCCGCTAAAGTATGGAAAGGTAAGAAAATGCCCGGTAGGATGGGTGGTGAAAAGGTAACAGTCCAAAATCTGGAAGTTATTCATATTGATAAAGAGAAAAACCTTATCCTCGTTAAAGGAGCAGTACCTGGCTACAACGGCAGTTATGTTTTTGTGAGAGAGGCTATCAAGAAATCAAATCTGGTTGGTTAG
- the rpsJ gene encoding 30S ribosomal protein S10: protein MVSKIRVKLKSYDAEVIDKTAKDICNVVKNVGAKTVGPIPLPTKIRRYTVLRSPHIDKDSREHFEYRLHRRLIDILEPSQEVIDALLRLEILPSVDVEIKQD, encoded by the coding sequence ATGGTTTCAAAAATAAGAGTAAAACTAAAGTCATACGACGCTGAAGTAATTGACAAAACTGCCAAAGACATATGTAATGTAGTCAAGAATGTAGGGGCTAAAACTGTAGGCCCCATACCATTACCAACAAAAATAAGGAGATACACTGTCTTAAGATCTCCTCACATAGATAAAGACTCAAGAGAGCATTTTGAATATAGACTTCACAGAAGGCTAATAGACATACTTGAGCCATCTCAAGAAGTTATAGATGCTCTCTTAAGATTGGAAATACTACCTTCAGTTGATGTGGAGATAAAACAAGATTAG
- a CDS encoding metallophosphoesterase, whose protein sequence is MRLLCVSDVVDKYLYNSDDAIKIKPDLIISCGDLPRDYLEFLVSKFNVPLLFVQGNHDNYDAIESRKEGVLELIGASKFDFKSKYDYTRSLAGMEIDNKVVVLNKLIFLGFEGCNRYNNGRHQYTQKEMFRKVRKTYFRLFVNKIIYNSYVDVVVSHAPPYGIHDRNDVVHTGFKAFLELIEKFRPKYLLHGHVHIYDNRESRVFEYKGTKIINCYGYYILDL, encoded by the coding sequence ATGAGACTACTCTGTGTAAGCGATGTCGTTGATAAATACTTATATAACTCTGATGATGCTATCAAGATAAAACCAGATCTTATAATATCCTGTGGGGATTTGCCAAGAGATTACTTGGAATTCCTCGTTTCAAAGTTCAATGTTCCATTACTGTTTGTCCAAGGCAATCACGATAATTATGATGCTATAGAAAGCAGAAAAGAAGGTGTTTTAGAACTCATAGGTGCGTCAAAATTTGATTTTAAAAGTAAGTATGATTACACTAGATCCTTGGCGGGGATGGAGATCGATAACAAGGTAGTTGTTTTAAACAAATTAATATTTTTAGGTTTTGAAGGATGTAACAGATACAACAATGGAAGGCATCAATATACTCAAAAAGAGATGTTTAGGAAAGTTAGAAAAACATACTTTAGACTTTTTGTGAATAAGATAATATACAACTCTTATGTTGATGTTGTAGTTTCCCACGCACCACCCTACGGAATACATGATAGAAACGATGTGGTTCATACAGGGTTCAAGGCATTCCTTGAATTGATTGAAAAGTTCAGACCGAAATATCTACTACACGGACATGTTCATATATACGACAACAGAGAAAGTAGAGTATTTGAGTATAAAGGCACAAAGATCATAAACTGCTACGGATATTATATCCTTGATTTGTAA
- a CDS encoding gamma carbonic anhydrase family protein — protein sequence MKVYNFGQYFPKIHSSVYISDNARVIGNVEIGQDSSVWFGAVVRGDVCFVKVGRCSNIQDNAVIHVNHSIPTIIGDYVTVGHNAIVHGATISDYVIVGMGSILLDNVKVGRNVIIGAGTLITPRTEIPDGVLVLGSPAKVVRELSQEEIEKIKTNAMEYVELARLMKT from the coding sequence GTGAAGGTTTATAATTTTGGTCAGTATTTTCCGAAAATACATAGTAGCGTGTATATATCTGATAATGCTAGGGTGATAGGCAATGTTGAGATAGGTCAAGATAGTAGTGTATGGTTTGGAGCAGTAGTAAGGGGTGATGTTTGTTTTGTTAAGGTAGGTAGATGTTCTAATATTCAAGATAATGCTGTAATACATGTTAACCATAGTATTCCAACCATAATAGGTGACTATGTTACTGTAGGTCACAATGCGATAGTTCATGGTGCTACTATATCAGATTATGTTATAGTTGGTATGGGATCAATACTGTTGGATAATGTGAAGGTTGGTAGAAATGTAATAATAGGTGCAGGGACATTAATTACTCCTAGAACAGAGATACCTGATGGTGTTTTGGTTCTGGGCTCACCTGCTAAGGTCGTCAGAGAACTCTCTCAAGAAGAAATAGAGAAGATAAAGACAAATGCTATGGAGTATGTTGAACTAGCTAGATTGATGAAAACCTAA
- the rpmI gene encoding 50S ribosomal protein L35 yields MPKSNKPNTSAQKRFKITGSGKILRRQQGMRHLLSDKSRRRKRRLSQELELTYAQAKKVKRMIF; encoded by the coding sequence ATGCCAAAGTCAAACAAGCCAAACACTTCTGCGCAGAAAAGGTTTAAAATCACGGGATCTGGTAAAATACTTAGAAGACAACAAGGTATGAGACACTTACTATCTGACAAATCAAGAAGAAGAAAAAGAAGACTTAGTCAGGAGTTAGAACTCACTTACGCCCAAGCAAAGAAAGTGAAGAGAATGATTTTCTAG